The genomic segment aaattaaaaggaaaatacccattagaaagcaaaaccatcaggttttaatcctaatggtaTTAGATTTTTGCCACTGCTCTCATGTTCAAAATACATTCCTATAAAGTTTTCAACTCGCATAACAAATCTAGAAAACTCCACTGTTAAACTAAAGAGAAGTTTCACTTTGATGGCTAGATGTTCTGCATTTCCCACTAATGTATTGGCTTTTGTTCACTCATGAGCCGTCCTGGTAATTTTCCAGTTACTGTACTGGGTCTCATGCAGGTAAACTGTTGGGTCAGTTACTGAGATTTTCACATTTTGAAGCAACTCGTTGTTGTGAAGTGATGGTGCCCGTCCCTGGGTTTGAGTTTTGCTTTGGGTTTTGCTTGAAATGATCTGAATATTTCTGCCTTATGAATGTAATTCTCTGATCTTCATTAATCTTGAATCTCGAATATTTCTCTTTTAGAAATGAATGACGGTATTTTGAAAGTCTTCTCCTGCTCCTGGTGTCCACTTTCCAGACCACTTTAAATTTACCTCCACTCATGCATCAGGAGAttcaatcagaatcagatttacATCAGACcggaaaaatgaaatgtgaaaatatgGCAGCCAAACCAAGTTCCAGTGCTCAGCAAGCGTATTCTGGTACTCTCCACACTTACACACAAAGGTGTAAAGTTTCTGGCAAGGAGAAAACTCaccactgctcagagtgtgggaagagctttaCTCAAAAGGGGAATCTCAAAGTGCACCAGCGCGTTCACACGGGAGAGAAACCGTACTACTGCTCAACCTGTGGAAACAGTTTTCGTGACAGATCTACTTTCAgaacacaccagcgcatccacacggGAGAGAGGCCGTATCAGTGCTCGGAGTGCGGGAAGAGATTTACTCGACAGAACAGTTTTCTGcaacaccagcgcatccacacggGAGAAAAACCGTATCgttgttcagagtgtgggaagtgTTTTGCTCGACATAGTACTCTCAGAATTCACCGGCACGTCCACACACGTGAGAAGCcacatcactgctcagagtgtgggagggGCTTTGTGAAACAGAATCATCTCCAGATACACcggcgcattcacacaggagagaaaccctTTCGCTGCCCGGACTGTGGAAAGAGATTTGCTAATCCATGTCAtctccaaatacaccagcgcattcacactggagagaaaccgtattactgctcagagtgcggACGGAGCTTCAGGCATTCAAACACTTTAAAGACACATAAATGTCCTCAGAGAGATGTAGAAGTTCATGCCGTGAGTTTATTGAATCAGAACACATGTTTATGATTGAGATTTTTGTTCGTTCTGTGTCAGTGGTATAACGTACGTATGTGGTTTAGATGCTTCTAATGAAGGTAATTGTTTATACGTGTACTTCATAtgacaaaagaaataaataaaagcaaactaCCATGGAATAttaaaagtatatataaaaagaACTCTGTGTACATCCCACCACTGCTAGAAGCCAACTTTGTGCAGTGGACCAGGTCCCAAATTGAACAAGTactgattaggaccaatcacagccagggggaggtctcagaacaagcagtgcagtgattaggaccaatcacagtcagggggaggtctcagaacaaacaagcaGGCCATTAGGGCCAGTCACAGTCAAGGGGAGGtcggtgattaggaccaatcacagtcagggggaggtctcagaataaacaaggAGGTGATTAGGACCattcacagtcagggggaggtctcagaacaagcagtgcagtgattaggaccaatcacagtcagggggaggtctcagaataaacaaggAGGTGATTAGGACCattcacagtcaggaggaggtctcaaaatgaatattgtggtgattaggaccattcacagtcaggaggaggtctcaaaatgaatattgtggtgattaggaccaatcacagtcagggggaggtctcagaacaagcagtgcagtgattaggaccaatcacagtcagggagaagtctcagaacaaacaagagGCAATCAGGAAAAATTCCCATTCAAAAGGAGGTCTCAAAAGAAACGAGGAGGTGAACGAGACCAATCCCAGTCAGAAGGAGATCTTAGGACCAACAAGGCATTGATTGGGACCATCTGCAGTCAGGGGGGGATGAATGATGAAGAGTTGACTTAAGTGAGCTGTGCACACCACTCCGCAATTTTGCTTTGAAATGTTGAAGTTTAGACTAGACTTAACCAGgacctctttttcttttctttgaccAGAATGATTTCTATTTCACCTTTTCAGACCACTGAAAGCTGGTCAGACCACTGTACTGGTGCTGGCCCACTTCCGTCATTCACATCCTTTCTTCACACATTTCTGTCATGCGTCCAGCAATACGGTGATGCCACAAACCGTTAGAAGGCCTAGAGTCTTAGGATTTGATTCCTGCAGGACAGTTCATGATCTGTTATTCACAGCAGTGTCTTATTTGCAGCATAAAGCACCAAAATGAGCAGACGCTAGTCCGAGGCTCAGGTTGTGCCGAGGCTCAGGTGTGTCTGTATAGGGAAGTAGAGTAGCTCACCAACAGGAATCGGCAGGGATCAGTTTAGAGATCCGTGCCTCAGATGGGAATAAACCCCATTCTAGTCCCTGTTACTCTGGCAATAATCCATACAGTTGTACTGATGGTAAACAACTTAAAGCGAGAGAGAAGTCATGACGGTGTCCTTTTGGGAACAGCGCCCCCTTCTGTATAAGGTATGTGGTTTTAGAAGCCAGAGAACCTCTTTCTTGTGAGAAAAGCACCTAAATatcacagatttttcagatttgatgtTTAAAtcctaaaatgaaatgaagttaATATCTGCGTTAAGCTTTCTTTCAAGaagcatgttttatatttctatTAGAGTGAAAACAGTAACATTTGTGTTCCTAATACAGGTTGTTTAGCAAAGTCAGCAGTTTTTAATgatctaaatagaaccattaaaTGCTTAAATTGCTCGCTGGATGGCGCAACGactcttcagattggtggaaaATGTAGTGTTCACCATTTTCTGGGTGGCCCACCAGTGTTTAAGCAGATTAATAGACCAAATGCCACTTATCATCACTCAGTTTCCACTCACAGCCCACTTTCCTGAtttcccttccttcctttctttagttacGCCGTAATTCAGTAAATAATTCCAGTCTAACTCCGTCAGCAGCAACATTTCAGTCCTAGTCATTGTCcttctctcagttgtttgtaatatttgtctaaTTTAATTTTTAGTGAAAGGATCtgaatttaaaatctgtttggggTGCAGggcagtaatctgggtggtccgaaggtggaccagcagtggccaCAGTCAGCGGCGGGGGGCACCTGATCAAGCCAGCGGACCGATGTGTGCTGCTATCTGGACTGTTAGAATTTCTGCTTTAACCACTGTTGAACTACCAAACTACTACGTGTTCTACCGTTGCTATGGGGATGTGTATAAACAACCATCATTTGcattagttttatttacaaattttaaatttacattttctcTTCATCGCCtaagaaataaaaattttaaatttacacaaaaaaatgaaaaagaaaaaaaagaataaaaaaatagaaataccTATAACCCCCCAAGTAATACCTGAGCAGTTAATTGGCTGAGCGACGCGGCTTGAAGCCAATCACACAGCTGGAaatgactgattttttttaaagtgaagcaaaatttaaataaatcaaaaatacaaataaacagcaccAACAGGTTCTGTGATCACGTGTTTCCAGTGTGGTTCTCCTGCAGTCCAGGTGGGGGCGCTAACCGTATCAGTGATCTTTTCCAAGCCCAGTAAAGCGGAGAAGCAGAAGCTCCGCTGTGGTCAGCAGGTCCGCGCCTCCGCGCTGCTACGGTGTTGTTGGAGGAGCCGAACAGGAGCTGCTCTCATCGAGGTAGAACCTGATTAACAGCTCTCTACACTGGCTTTTACTGCTCCAGCTCACTGAAGCTTGGGGAGATGTTCACTCTCTGACCAGCAGGGTGAGAATATGGAGACCAGCTCAGGAGCAGCTTTAATCCAGACTTCACTGGACAGGAGAACTTACAGCTTCATCCTCGGAGCTTGGTTGAACATTGGCAGAAGCAGAATGTTCTGTTTATGCTTTGTATTGGAAAACTCTGTTcagtgacttttattttgaaaatgcttctgtcTGGTGTAGAAGTAGCTTCGGTGTCTGTGGTTTATGAAATGGGGGGCAATGGTGGCAGTTGTTAGAGTGGGGCAGGGTCGATAACTCATTGGAACCGCACTGGAACTTCTAGAACATTCAGCATCTGTCAGCACAGCAACTGAAGTCCACTGGATCCTTTTGGATTGAATGCTCTTTTAAAGTGATCAAGCTTGATAtgatttattgtaaaataatgaaGCTGAAACATAAAGGCTGGCTTTAAAGTAGCCATCTGTACCCTTAAAGCTCCTTTGGTCTGATGAACTAAGTGATTGTTTAGTTTATTGATggattaatgtaaataaacgaacagcagtcctgttttaAGAAGGGCTGATAGCAGCATTTCGACTGGGaaccactgttaatgtagatgTTCAGTGGTTTATGTATTTAGTAGTTTAGCGTTCTTAAGCCTGGTTTGAGCTgttagttttaccagaggagcATATTCTGGACTTTTTTAAGAACTTGATTATTTATTGACCTGTGGATAGTATGTTTATCATTCATATTGCAAACATGCCATTGAAGCACTTCATTAGGAACAACATTAATTGTCTAATTGTGACactttatcccaaaggtgttgggtGGAGTCAGGGCTCAGTGGAGGCCAGTCAATATGTGCCCCTCACCGAACCTTATGGAGCTCACGCTCTTCTCTGAAAtaggaaagggtcttccccgAACTGTTCCGAACTGTTCCACACGCAGTTCACTCTAGAATGTGAATGCACAGTGTAATAAACCATAATTCATCACGTTTCCAGTGGCGACCAGTTTACACCCCCCCAGCCGATGCTTGGCATGCACATGTTGATCTTAGGCTCAGGCATGGAAACCTAATTCTTGATGCTCCTCGCTGaatatttatttctctttcttttccaggAATGAATGACTTCCTGTTGCAAGTCTTCTCCTGCTCCTGGTGTCCACTTTCATTATCACTTCAAAATCTTCACAAATGCATCAGGATTTCTCTTTGACCAGCAGTAAGATGTCAGACTGTTGAATTCAGGAAAAATGAAGTGTGAAAATATGGAATCCAAACCAAGCTCCAGTGTTTATAACACTCTCCACACTCAGAAATCTACTGGTGAGGGGAAGACTCaccactgctcagagtgtgggaagagctttaCTCAAAAGGGGAATCTCAAAGtgcaccagcgcattcacacgggagagaaaCCGTACTACTGCTCAACCTGTGGAAACAGCTTTCGTGACAGATCTACTTTCAgaacacaccagcgcatccacacggGAGAGAGGCCGTATTGCTGTTCAGACTGTGGAATGAGTTTTGGTGATAGAGGTACTTTCAGacaacaccagcgcatccacacagaaGAAAAACCGTATCAGTGCTTAGAGTGCGGccagagttttaaaaaagcagGCTGTCTCCGAAACcatcagcgcattcacacaggagagaaaccgtataaCTGCTCAACGTGTGGAAGAAGTTTTCGTGACAGATCTGCTTTCAGAACACACctgcgcatccacacaggagaaaaACCGTATTACTGCCTGGAATGTGGAAAACATTTCCGCGACAGATCTACTTTCAGaaaacaccagcacattcacacgGGAGAAAAGCCgcatcactgctcagagtgtggaaagagttttagtcGACTGACTCGTTTCCaacaacaccagcgcattcacacaggagaaaaaCCGTACTattgttcagagtgtgggaagagttttagtcGACTGACTA from the Pygocentrus nattereri isolate fPygNat1 chromosome 6, fPygNat1.pri, whole genome shotgun sequence genome contains:
- the LOC108412113 gene encoding zinc finger protein 239-like, which codes for MKCENMESKPSSSVYNTLHTQKSTGEGKTHHCSECGKSFTQKGNLKVHQRIHTGEKPYYCSTCGNSFRDRSTFRTHQRIHTGERPYCCSDCGMSFGDRGTFRQHQRIHTEEKPYQCLECGQSFKKAGCLRNHQRIHTGEKPYNCSTCGRSFRDRSAFRTHLRIHTGEKPYYCLECGKHFRDRSTFRKHQHIHTGEKPHHCSECGKSFSRLTRFQQHQRIHTGEKPYYCSECGKSFSRLTSFQQHQRIHTGEKPYYCSECGKSFARWSTLKIHQRIHTGEKPYHCSECGKSFSKMCHLKTHQRIHTGEKPYHCSECGKKFTKPSHLQRHQHIHTREKPYHCSA